The Verrucomicrobium spinosum DSM 4136 = JCM 18804 DNA segment GCCTGCATGGTCAGGAAGGGACGCGACGCATTACCCACCTGCCCCGTCTCATCGTCACCGTGCACATCCACCACGGCCGTCCTGCTCTCCAGGGACCCGTACCGTGCATCCAAATCCTCCCAGGGATCAGGAGCCAACACCAGAGGCGGGGCATCATCCGGCTGCACCACCGGTCTCTTCACGATCCAGTCCAAGATCTGCGAGAAGGTCGGGTGATCCTCCGCAGTCGGACGGTGACTGATCTGGAAGTACAGCGTCTTGTTCAGATCCGAGTCCTCCTCAAAGAGCGCGTCCAACACATCACTGCTCAGCACCAGCAAGCCACTGTAATAGCCCCTGTAGTCCTCCGGGAGCACCCACTCCGCGAGCACAGCCCCCGCATCCCCATCCAGGTCCGCTTTCAGCGTGGCCACCAGCAGCGAGCCGGGGAGCAGCAGCTCCGGCGTATCTCCACGGAAGCAGCGCAACCGCAGCTCCAGGCCCTCCCGGTGAAACAGGTTGTCCAGGGAATCAGCCCGCAGGCTGCCGTTGTTTAGGTCATAACTTAGGTTAATGGCGCGCATCAACGCCATCAGGTGTCAATCCCTCCTGGATCACCCCTCCACCCAGTCCACCGCATACATCGTCCCACTGCCCGCATGCGTGCCACCTTCACCCGGCGCTCCGTCCGAATAGATCACCCACGCCATGTCAGATATGACAGGATCTCCAGCCACCTGAACCTCATAGGTCCCAGGGGCAGATCCAGGGGAGACAGATACATCGCCCACAGACACCCCCAGCTCTGACGCCAGCGCCGCCAGGCCTTCCTCAGGGGATTCCACTTCGAACACTCCTATCTCCGCCCATGTGAACGGCCCAGGTCCGTCGTAGAGGTAGCCGAGAAGGATGTTTATTTCCCCAGTCCCGCCCGTCAGCGAGCCCGCCCCGTCGTACAGATGACCAGGCACCGGGCAGTCATCATCCCGCATCTCCGCCTGGTCATTCGCACTCGCACTGTATCCCGTGCCGGATCGGTACGCCTTGGCCCACACGCGGAAAGGCCCCTGGCCACGCGGTGCCGTGATGGCAAAGGTGCCATCCACCCCGTCGCCAGGGCTGATCGTGCCAGATTGAGCAATCTTCGGCCCCTTCGGCGTCCCATGGTGCACAGAGTAGAACCACAGCCCCGCCGGCGCATCCGTGGTGCCAGACAGCTCCAGGTTAAAGGAAAACTCATCCTCCACCGGAGCCTGGCTGGGGAGTCCACCCACCAGGGGAATGCACCCGCTCGTGGTCCTGGTCACCGTCAGCGTCATGTCCGTCTCAGTCGGCTCCGCCCGTTTCCGGCGAGGGGCAGGCTCTTCACCGCCGCCCCCTTCACTCCCACTGCCCCCGTTCGGGTTGTCGAAGCCCCCCGGCAGCGGGGAATCAGGATCTGAGGGGTAGTCACCCGGCCCACTCCCACCACCACCGCCAGATCCGCCACCGCCTCCAGAGCCTCCTCCACTTCCCCCCGTGCTCCCACCAGGCCCCGGTAGCTCATCCACAGGCGGTACCGTCACCGGCTCCTCATCCACCCCTTGCAGCGTCCAGTCACTAGCCCGCAGGTCATCAGCGACCACATCCGCAGCATGCACCACCCGCGTCGCCGTGGCCGTGGTGTAGTGGTACAGGCCGAAACGATAGGTCACCCAGGCCAGCTCATGCCCGCCCTCCGCGTTGTTCCAGCTCGCTCTACGGATCGCATAGCCCGCCAGGGCATAGCGCCTGGCCACGGGGAATCTCATCGTCACCAGGGCCATCAGTCTTCTGTCAGGTCAGGGGTTTGATCGCGGAAGATTTCCGTTGTGAAGTTCTGGCTGGATCTCTCCAGCACCGTGGGATCTTCATCACCCGGCAGAGTGTGCAGCACGCCCCACCGCAGCTCAGACACACCAGCGAAGTTCGTCGCCTTGTCCCCTTCGTAGTTGCTCAGCACACCAGCGAGCGCGTCAGGGTCCAGATGCACCAGGATGCGGTATCGCGTTGACTCATAGGACCCCACTTTTTCAAAGTCCCCGTCACTCTGCACCAGGAGCTGCTCCGGATCATATTCCTTCAGCGCGTAGCTCAGCGCGGAGATCTCCAGATCCTGGAGCACGTTACCCTTCCTGAATCCTACGGAGAGCATCAGCCAGTCCCCCTTTTTGCCAAAGAGCACCGCCGTGGCACTGAAGTTTCCGCCAGGCAAACTCACCGCCCCGGTGAGCAGGTTCACATCCACTTCCACGAAGGCATCCGCGTTGTACTCGCTGGTCTCGATTCCCACCGCGAGGAAAAGCGGCGCGCTCGTGCCGTCGCCATTCGTGGCCGTCAGAGTCACCACATACACTCCCGCTTCCGTGGCCGCTCCACTGATCCGGCCCGTGGTGCCGTTGATCGCCAGCCCCGCCGGCAGGCCCACGGCCGCCCAGCTTGTCGGCGTGTTGGTCGCCGCTGGCTGATAGATAAAAAACTCCCCCCGGCGGTAGGCCAGGATGGAGGTGGTGGTATCGATGACGGGTGCAGCCATGATGTTATGGTTATTTCCTACTTACGCGGACTTGATCACCGCTTTCCCAGGCTCGCTTTCGTTGTCGGACTCCTCCACGCCCACCTTGCGATCCAGCCCCAGGATGGCCACGAACCCACGCGGATCACTTTCGTTGTTTTCCGTGTCGAAGCGCACCAAACGCCCCCGCAGCATGAAGTTTGCGCTGGTCGGGGCCGGCGCACTCCCCTCCTCAGATCCGTACAGGATGCGGGCGGCCGTGATCGTATCCACCGCTGACACCAGCGCCCGCGTGATCCGGCACCCCACCGTGTGCACAGAGGGCACTGGCGTGACCTCCAGCACCTGCTCCAGGAGTGGCACCGGGTTCCATACCACTTCCTTCAGGTTGCGCCCCGGCTGCGCCGTCACCGTGATGGTACCCGTCCCAGCACTGGTCAGGTCCAGCACCGCACCGCCCAGAGCCGCAGAGAGCTGGAGCGTGTTGGTGTCCGTATTCTTCACGTAGTACACCGTGCCCGCCGTCAGACCTCCCGGCACCGTGCCACTGCTGGCCACTTTCACGGGCGTTCCTTCCGCCAGTCCGTGAGCGGCCGCCGTCAGCGTGTTGGCTCCTGCATCCGCCGTCACCGTGATCGCCGCACCCGTGGGAGTCGCGTCCTCCGTGATCGCTGCCCACTCGATCCGCACGGCCCACCGGGCATTGGTGTTGCTCTTCAGCACCGCCAGCTCCAGGCCCAGCAGCACCTCCAGCTTCTTCTTCAGGCGGAGCTGCTTTTCGTTGACCGAGATCCGGAACAACTCCCTCGCATAGTCCGTGGGGTACCAGCTCGTTTCCGATCCGATCCGCTCCACGCGATACCACATGCGCCCGTCACAGGTCGCATGCTCACCAGGGCGCAGCTGCACCGACTTGCGCCCCATCCCGCCAGGGAGCAACACCGTGCCGGCGGACTCATTTTTGAAGACCTTGCCTTTCAGACTGTCAGAGATCGCCACCAGCGGCACCGTCAGGCTCTCCACCACGGCATCATGCACCGCCGCCAGCAGCCCCCCCACCCGTGGCAAGAGCGCTTGATTGAACCCCGCCAGGCCCGTGGCCGGCACCGGCAGATTCAGGGACCGCACCGGATACACCTCCCCGATTTTCGGCAGGTCCCATGAGGAGATTACCCCCTGCGCCGCCACTGGATCAGCCACCACCGCACCCGTGGGTATCAGGTCCTCCAGCGCTTGCAGCCTGGCCCCCAGATCATCCAGAATGGTCTGAAGCCCTACAATCTGCCCCACCGTGTGGGTATGCGCATTGAAGGCGCTCGCCTGACCCATGGCCATAACCGTCACCGCCAGCGCGCCCACCGTCGGCACCGGGTCCGCGTAGTCTCCCAGCACCGTCACCGTCAGGCTATTGGGATTCGTGACATCCACCTTGTAGTCCGCGCCACGCAGCACCGCGCCTGGCGAGGTGTTTTCTCTCACCATCACCACCACGCTCTCACTACCCAGATTGTGGTCCAGTACGAAGACCGTCGCCACCCCGTCCCCCAGCGTGGTGCCCCAGTGCAGGATGCCCACCGCCACCTGGTCCGGGGTGAAGGGGACATAGCTCCGTGGTTGCGGAGGCCTCAGCCAGTCGATACCCGCCGGCTGGGACAACTCATCCCACGTCGTCTCCCGCTGCACGGTGAGATCCATCCGGAAGGTGATCCGGTCCAGCAGCTCCTCATCATTCTCATCCTCCAGGAGCAGCTCGATCTCAAAGGGCAACGTTTCCTCCCCCGTCGCACTGCGGCGCAGGAAGGCATCCATTTCAGCCGTCCCCAGCGCCAGGCGGAATTTCAAATCTCCCGGCGGCGCGTCGAAAACCTCGACTTCCAGCAAGGGTTGATCCACGCCCACCATGCTGCCGGCGAACTCAATGTGGGCCGCGTTCGGCGTGGGATTCGTCACCACCCACTCACCATCCTCATCAGCCAGAGGCTCCAGCGCCTCCGCGATCTCATCCGGCCCGTCTTCCATCGACAGGTTCGCCGTCTTGCTGAAGCCGCGCTTGATGCAGTACACCCCGCGAAATGCCGGCGGCACCACCAGCTTCTGCACCTCGCCCCATTCCACCGTGCCATTCACCCCGCCATCCGTCAGCGCCGTGATTTCCGGAGCCCCCGGCACCACTTCGGCAAAGGTGGAGACTCCCGCCAGCGGAGCCCGCACCAGGCGCACCTCATGCACCCAGATCCCGCCCAGTTGCGTCTCCCGCACCCGCACGAAGGATACCGGCCAGAGTTGATTGCTATGCACCACCAGGGGCACAATGGCGTTGTGCGACGCCCAGCGGATCAGATAGGAACCATCCACCTGCTCCACCGTGCAGGCCCCATAGGTGGGCACCAGGGTAGTCAGCTGCGCAATAGCCGCCCGCACCTGCTCCGCCGTCGCATTCCATGGCAGCGCACCCGTCACATTCACGTTTACCACCGGAGCATCCTCCCCGATGTGCAGCCGCCAGGACCCCGACACCGGACGCTCATCCTGGCCACCCAGCGTCGCTTTCAGCTGCTGGCACACCCGCGTCACCTCCGCCGTCGCCCCGCCCACCCGCTGCGCCAGGCGCAGGGCCAGCACCAGCGTATCCCCCTGCACCAGCTTCGGGAACGTGAACGCCGCCCCACCCAGCGTTTCAGACAGTCTCTTGTTCGTCAGGTCGGCATAAAGGAGTGCTTGCATAGGACGGCTTCCCGCCCCCGGGTGTCAATTACTCACAACCCAAAAAACACCGGATCAAACCCCTCCGCTCGATACGGCCACTCCGGATCAAGCGGCTCCACCGCTTCCTTCTCCGTCGCCGCCCGCTCAGCCTCCAGCCGCGCCCCCTTGTCCAGCCCATGCCCATCAGACTCAGCCATACTCAGTTCAGTGAAATTACATTAGCGTTCCGTTAGTGTCCGTTAGTGGTTCCTTTTTCTCATACCGTCCAGAACCGCCCCGCCAAGCCCTCCCGGCCAAGGAACTGCGCCGCCGCAGAGTTCGCGTCATTCACCTGCGCCAGGATAAACTGGTTCAGCGCATCGCCCACCCCGCCGGCCAGACCGGTCTGCAGGACCAGATTTTCACTCTGCCCCGGCGGGCGGAGGTAGTTCGTGGCATGGGTCAAATTCCAGAACAGCCGATGCTTCACATAGGCACCCCAGGAGCCATCCGGCTCCTGCCCCGGCCCCATCCCTTCCGGTGAGACCAGGTACACCGTGGCAATCAGCCGCTCGTCAGTCGTATCATCCGTCCAATTGCCCGCCAGGCGGTCCTGGAGCGACGCCACCGCCGGCGGAGTCCACTGGGATTCCAGATCGATGTACGAGCGCACGCGGAAATCCAGCGCCCGCGTGGTAATCACATCGAACTGCGCAAAGCTCCCGTCCAGGCCCGCGCCCGTGGTCCATTGCGTGGCCGTGCCCACCCGGTCCTGCTTCAGCACCACGTCCAGCGCCCGCAGCAGGCGGCGCTTGCCGCTCTCCGGGTCCATACTGGTCTGCTCCGTGAGAATCCCTGCGGTGAACTGAATCGCCGGCGGCTCACCCACCCCCAGGTTGCGGAAGAAATCCGGCACCTCCTCATACGTCAGGCTAATACTCCCGTCCGGGTTCGAGGTCGCACTGGTGGCCGCGGCATCCGGACCAATCGCCCGCCAGCCCGCCAGGCGCACCAGCGGCTTTTCCGTCAGCCAGGCCTCCACCGTGGCATCCTGCTTTGCCGGCAGCGCCTTTCCCCGCTTCAGCCGCTCCCGCGTCTCCAGGCTCACATCACTCACCAGCGCCTCCACCGAGGCATCCAGCCCGCCCACGAACCCCGGCCACACCGTGGACACCCACGCCTTCCGCAGCGGGTCCCACTGCGGCCGCACATTCCAGGGATGCCTCCAGCCCGTGCCCTCCACTTCCGTCACGGATACCACCAGCGACCGCCGCAGCGCCGCAATCATCCCATTCCAGGCCTCCGCCGACTGTACCGGCAGGCTCATGGCTTCTTCACATCACTCACCGCCGGCAGCAGCCCACTGTCCTCCATCCGAGGCTCAGCCATCTCCAGCTCCTTCAGCCTGGCCTCCAGCGCCTCAATCCGTTTCCACGTCTGCCAGTCCTCCCGCATATCCTCCCAATAGAACGCTTCCCGCATCTCATTCTGATGCCTCAGCTCCCGCGTGTGCCCCTTCTCCCGGATCTTGAGCCGCCCCAACACAGACTCGTGGTACACCGCCGCAATCAGCAGCACGACCACAATTCCCACCAGCTCCAGCATGCCCAGCCGGAAACGCTCCAGATCATCGAAGTTGGATTTCATTAGCGTTCCATCAGCGTCAATTGCGCGTCTCCCGTCGCGCCCCGGACTCTCCCTCTACTCGGTTCCGTCAGCCAGGTCATACCCTTCATTCTTCTTTGCGCTCACCAGCCAGGCTGGAGCCAGCCACATGATCGCACCGATGGTGTCCTGATAGAAATCGTTCGTGACCTTCTTCAGCTGGCTTTTAGGCATCCAGCACTTGCCGCGATAGGGATTCCCATAGGAGTTGAAGCGAGTTGCAGGAAATTCAACCGCCTTTGCGCTCTCGCCCGTTTGCCCCTCCAGAAGGAGAAGCCCGGTGGACATCGCCCCTGCGTTCACCCACTCGCTAACTTTCGTGAATTTGTTCGTCGTGCTCACGTTGTCATTATGTCGGCATTGCCGACTTTTTGCAACAACTATTTTCGGCATTGCCGACAAATATTCATGTGCTATGTTGGACCATGCCCTTCAAAGACCAACTCACTCAGTACACCGCCTCTCAGATCATCACCGCTCTCGGATGCCCCAGGGCAACAGCCTATGACTGGCTCGACGGCCGCCGTGAGCCACCCGAATGGCAGCAGCCCCACTGGCTGACCATCCTGGCTAAACGAGTAAAGCCAGTAGAAAAGAAGAAGCCCGAAGCTCATTAGCGTTCCATCAGCGTCAATTAGCGGTTCCTCCTGAAGCTAGACACTCCAAAAGAAATGCCGCCCCGGCTGCCCCTTTGCCGGCACGGCCGCCGCATAGGCATGCTTCAGGTTGTGCATCGTGATCTGGTCCACCCGCCGCACGCTCTTGCCATCAGCGCTCCACGTCAGCACCGCCAGCGGTTGCCACCCCACCAGCTCCTCCGGAGACGCCAGCGTGGCCGCATGCGTGATCGTGGCCCAGTCCTCCACTGTCTCCGCAGCCTTCCCATCTGCACCCACGCGCACCGCCAGGTGCACCCAGCTCTTCAGATCCGCGTTCGGCTTGTCCTTGCTGATGCTCAAGCGCGGCACCGGCACCACCTTCTTGTCCGGCATCACCCCATCCAGGGGCACCCCTTTGATCGTGGGCACATGCGAATCATTCACAAACCCCATCTTCACCGTCACTTCACCCTGCATGGCCGATACCTTGAACCGTGGCGTGAACACCGCAGGCTCCTCATCCACGATCACGCAAGTGCCCTGCGGACTGCTCACGAATCGCACTCGCCCGCTCGTAGTGTACGGCCGCAGCAGATCCGGCAGCTCCCGCACCAGGCGGTCCACAAAGGGCTGCACCGGGTCACCCGGCTTCACCAGCAGGTCATTCAGGTTCATTCCCATAACTCATCACCTCCGTTTAATCAGCCCGTACAGGATGGCCAGATAGCCGTCCCGCGGCACCAGGTCATAATTCTCCCCCAGCGTCCAACCCTCCGGCCCCTGCTGGTCAAATTTGGGAAGCTGGGTCAGCCACACATAACCGTCCGGCGTCTGGATTCCGGAATTGCCCGGCAGCCGCTCCAGCACCGTCCCCGGCTTGTCCAGCAGATCTGGAGGGAAGGACTTGCGCACATAGGTACGGCTCACCTGGCCAATCAGGATCGGCCACGTCTTCGCGCCAAACATGGGATTCACTGCCTGCTTCGTTTTCGCAGCGCCAGAGAGCCCACCGCCGGACGCCTTCCCGCTCCCGGAAAGAAACTGCGGCCACACAACCCGGCCCTCCTCAATCGTGCCCTCATACCGCGCCAACAACTCATCCAGGAAGGGGTGCGTTTCGATGGGATCTTCCCGAAACTTCAGCTCTCCGCTCCAGCGCTCATTGTCGGGCGAGGTCTCCACCTCCACCCCCTTGTATGTGATCAGCACCACGTGCCGACCTTTCCCCCCCTCCAGCTGGTGGGAGGTGCGGGAATCTTCTGGCATCCCCAGCATGGTCCGATCCCCTACCGTCAGAGTCTCCTCCAGGGTGTCCACGATCCACTTTTTCACAAGGCTGATCCCGCCCGTCCGGTCCCGGCTGGTAGTGAGCCCACGTTGTTCAAGTACAGCCATGATCTGTTATTTCCTATCTATTCAGGTCTGATGTCTGGTGTCTGGCAGTCTGGAGTCTCACGCAAAGCGCGGCGTCATATCCACCGGCTTCGATTGGGTGACATTCGGCCGCTGCACCGGCTTGCTGGTGTTCTGCTCGATCTTCTGGAGCAGCGCCGTCTGCCGCTTCGCTTCCTCCACCATCAGCTCCCCAGGGGACCGCCCCATCAGGAGATTCACCGCACTGGCAAACATCCCCGGCGTGGCGATGGCGTTCTCTTTCACTTTCGGGATCTCCGGAGCAGCCGCCTGCACACTCTTGGCCACCTCCGCAGCTTTAGCCGCATCTGCCGCCAGGCGCTTCTGGATGCCATCCAGCACCTGCTGCATCCGCCCCCGCTCCTCTTTGGTGTCGAAGACCTCACTGGCCTTCCCAAAGGCCTCTTTGAACGCCCCCGGCATGGCTTTTAGGAAATTATCAAACTGCTTCATCCCTTCCTTGATCACCGGGTCCAGCTGCTGCCCGGCGGAGGACATCGCCCCGCCGGCCGCTATCCGCATACCCTGCGCCGTGGCCCGTAGCTGCTCTGGCAGATTCCCCACTGTCAGCCCCAGCCCGGGAATACTGCGCACCCCCGCCGCCATGCTCGCCACCGCCTCAATCAGCATCGCAGAGAACTGCGCACCGATCCCCAGCAGCACATTCCCCAGACCCGCCCAAAATTCAGGCTTGCCAATCTCGCCAAAGATCGTCACGAAGACCATCGCAGCTGCACCCACCCCCGCCCCAAAGACCGCCAGGGAGCCTTGCAGCCCCGCATAGAGCACATTCACAGACTCCATGAAGGCCAGCTTCAGGCCATCCCCCATCACCGACAGCGCCCCACCCGTGCCCAGCTCCTTCACCGCCGTGATCGCCATCTTGAGACTGTCCCCGATGGCCGACCCCAGTTTCCCGGCCGCTTCCCGCACGTCACCCATCCGGGCCACCACCGCGCTCAGCATGGGGCGGATCTGGTCATTGATCGGTTTACCCAGGGCCAGCTGCACGCTCTCAATCTCGCCCAACATCGTGCTCCACAGGCCACCCGTGGTCTTACCCAGCTTCAGCGCCAGGCCCTCGAACTTGCCCCCGTTGCTGGTCAGGTCCACAAACGCCTGCTCCAGCATGGCAAAGGTCACCTTGCCCTCACTGGCCAGCTTCTTCACCGCCGCCGGCGTCACCCCCAGCTGCTTCGCAAATTCCTGGATCACCGGAATACCCCGGCCAGTGAGCTGGTTGATGTCCTCCGCAAAGAGCTGCCCCTGCACGCGAGCCTTCCCGTAGATCTCCGCAATTTCCCCGAACTGCTGGGACTTCCCACCGATCCCCGCCGTGATATCCCCGATCCGGTCCAGCGTGTTCCCCACCTTGTCCGCTTCCTCGCCAAAGGCCAGCAGACTCCGGCCCGCTTTCGTGTAGTCCGTGGCCGTATACGGGGAGATGTCCGAGCGCTTGCGGAGATCCGCAATCATCTTGGTTGCTTCCTCCACCCCGCCCAGCATCACCTCCATGCTCACCTGGAGCTGCTCCGCATCCACGGCCGCCACCACCGAATCCTTGATGATCTCCCCCACCTTCAGCGCCGCGAAGCTTGCCCCAATCGCCGCCACCAAGGCCGCCACCACCGCCAGGATGCTGGGACCGGAGCTGCCAATGCTATCACGCATGCTCTTGCCCACATCCGGCATTTTGGGCGCAGCCGCCGTCTGCGACACCGCCCCCAGGTCCCTGTAGGCCTTCACCAGGCCAAAGATGGCCAGGCCCGCCGCGCTGGATACCTTGATGATCTTCAGCAGCCGCTCTGCCAGGTTCCGTTGCGGAGGCGCGGCCGCGTTTGCCGCTGCTCCCGTCTGCTGCACCGCAGCCGCCACCTGCTGCACGGGCGCAGCCTGGCCACGGAAGCGCCGCCACACTTCCGCGATGGCCTTCACCCCGTTCACGATCCCGGCCGCGTTATTTCCAAACTGTCCCAGCCGGGCAAAGAGGATGCCCGTCTTTTGGGCAAAGCTCAACTGTGCCCCGCCAGCCGCACCCGCCGCCCCTGCCAACCTCCCATACCCAGCAGCAGCCGCACCCGCCCTGGCTCCCGCCTGGCCCACCGCCGCCCCCGCCGTCGCCGCAGAGGCCTGCACCCGGCCCATGCTCTGGGTGATGTTGTTGCTCGCCGCCTGCGCTGCCGGAGCCGAACCGCGCCACAGATTCGTATTCACGCGGTTGCCCGCCTCCTCTGCCTGCGCTGCCATCCGCTGCATGATGATCACGACCCGTTCAGCCAGTCGCTCGAACTGGTCCATGTTCATCGTCAGCGCGGATTCCATCATAAGATCACCTCAAAAGTTATTTCAGCTCACCTTCAACCCGGCCGCCTTCCCGGCCCGCAGCATGATGCCCATCAGCGCCCGCTCCATGCGGCGGAGCCGTTTCTCCATCAGCTTGTCCACCCTCACCTCCAACCCCTCCACCGCCGTGGCATAGGGGGTGGTATTCCATACCCGAATCGTCACCGTGCCGCGCCCATCCACCGCCACCTCCACCTCCCAGGCACGAGCCAGCGCCCCCACCCGCGCCTCGCGGGTGGAGATGTACTGCTGAATCTCCGGCCAGGGCACCTCATGCCGGGGGTTCAGCCGTGCCGGCACCCGGCCTTTTACGCGATGCTCCCTCATCAGGGACTCCAGACTGCCAGCCTGCTCGCCGTTCGCACGCGGCACCGCTACCCTGTACACATCACTGCGCACCCGGGCACGCCCCCGCGCAATCCCCGCCGAGAGCTTCACGCTCCCATTCGCCGGAGGCGTGACATCTTGCACCGCCTTCAGGATGCGCGGAGCCTCCCGTTGAGCCAGGGTTCCAGCCTCCCGACGCAATTCGGCCGCCATCTTGCGGATGGCGGCCACGTCCTTGCTTACGTTCATGCGGAAGGCCATGCTTCACTCGTCCGTGTCATCCAGATCCGGAGGCAGCTCCAGCCGCACCCGCTCTCGCAGGCGCTCCGCCACCTTCCTCACTGGTTGCCCGGTCGGCACCGTCCAGGCCATGTTGGCCCGCAGGGCACAGTGGTAGTACTGGAGCACTCTCGGCAGCGGGATGTACCAGGTGATGGATTCCTCCGCCTCCGCATCGATTCGTCCTCCTGCCAGGGTCCACACCATCCACGCCGTGGCCCCTGGCTCTATTAGTTTTTTGGCGCGCCTTTCTCCCCAGTGCCCGGCTTAGGCTTCACCTGCACCGCAGCCGCTTCCGCCAGTTTGGCGATCCGCTCCACCTCAGCCAGCAAGAGGGGAAGCTCCTCCATGCTCAATCCAAAGGAGAAATCCTCCACCTCCTGCTCCCATCGCCCCTCGCGCACCGCCGCCTTCACTTCAGGGAGAGGCGCGCTCTGGAGCCAGGCAAACGCCGTCAGCTGAAATTCCATCGACCAGGCCTCCACAGGCTTCGGTAGAATCTTCCTGCCCACCGATCCAGGCAACAACCCCGGCTCAACCTCCACATT contains these protein-coding regions:
- a CDS encoding tape measure protein, with the protein product MMESALTMNMDQFERLAERVVIIMQRMAAQAEEAGNRVNTNLWRGSAPAAQAASNNITQSMGRVQASAATAGAAVGQAGARAGAAAAGYGRLAGAAGAAGGAQLSFAQKTGILFARLGQFGNNAAGIVNGVKAIAEVWRRFRGQAAPVQQVAAAVQQTGAAANAAAPPQRNLAERLLKIIKVSSAAGLAIFGLVKAYRDLGAVSQTAAAPKMPDVGKSMRDSIGSSGPSILAVVAALVAAIGASFAALKVGEIIKDSVVAAVDAEQLQVSMEVMLGGVEEATKMIADLRKRSDISPYTATDYTKAGRSLLAFGEEADKVGNTLDRIGDITAGIGGKSQQFGEIAEIYGKARVQGQLFAEDINQLTGRGIPVIQEFAKQLGVTPAAVKKLASEGKVTFAMLEQAFVDLTSNGGKFEGLALKLGKTTGGLWSTMLGEIESVQLALGKPINDQIRPMLSAVVARMGDVREAAGKLGSAIGDSLKMAITAVKELGTGGALSVMGDGLKLAFMESVNVLYAGLQGSLAVFGAGVGAAAMVFVTIFGEIGKPEFWAGLGNVLLGIGAQFSAMLIEAVASMAAGVRSIPGLGLTVGNLPEQLRATAQGMRIAAGGAMSSAGQQLDPVIKEGMKQFDNFLKAMPGAFKEAFGKASEVFDTKEERGRMQQVLDGIQKRLAADAAKAAEVAKSVQAAAPEIPKVKENAIATPGMFASAVNLLMGRSPGELMVEEAKRQTALLQKIEQNTSKPVQRPNVTQSKPVDMTPRFA
- a CDS encoding Ig domain-containing protein; translated protein: MAAPVIDTTTSILAYRRGEFFIYQPAATNTPTSWAAVGLPAGLAINGTTGRISGAATEAGVYVVTLTATNGDGTSAPLFLAVGIETSEYNADAFVEVDVNLLTGAVSLPGGNFSATAVLFGKKGDWLMLSVGFRKGNVLQDLEISALSYALKEYDPEQLLVQSDGDFEKVGSYESTRYRILVHLDPDALAGVLSNYEGDKATNFAGVSELRWGVLHTLPGDEDPTVLERSSQNFTTEIFRDQTPDLTED